The proteins below come from a single Corynebacterium glyciniphilum AJ 3170 genomic window:
- a CDS encoding acetyl-CoA C-acetyltransferase: MTTSPRKVAILGGNRTPFARSNKEFANASNQDMLTAAINGLVARYGLQDEQLGMVVAGAVLKHARDFNMTREVVLGSALDSQTPAFDLQQACGTGLAAAIQVADAIALGRIDAGIAGGTDTTSDAPLAVNDELRKTLIKVNNAKTTGEMVKLLGTVRPSQIAPEQPQNGEPRTGLSMGDHAAITARELQVSREDQDKLAVESHQKLAAAYDEGFFDDLVTPFLGVQRDTNLRPDSSLEKLAKLKPVFGKKDAAAHGTQATMTAANSTPLTDGASAVLLASEEWAEAHNLPVQAYLVDSETASVDFLHGRDGLTPDGLLMSPTYAVPRLLERNGLTLQDFDFYEIHEAFASQTLATLQAWESEDYCRDRLGLDAPLGSIDRSKLNVKGSSLAAGHPFAATGGRIIATAAKTLEQNGGGRTLVSICAAGGQGVTAIIER, from the coding sequence ATGACTACTTCGCCTCGTAAGGTCGCCATCCTTGGCGGCAACCGCACCCCCTTCGCCCGCTCCAACAAGGAGTTCGCGAATGCTTCCAACCAGGACATGCTGACAGCGGCCATCAACGGTCTGGTCGCCCGTTACGGGCTGCAGGACGAGCAGTTGGGCATGGTCGTCGCCGGAGCAGTGCTCAAGCACGCCCGTGACTTCAACATGACCCGTGAAGTCGTGCTGGGCTCGGCACTGGACTCCCAGACCCCTGCATTCGACCTTCAGCAGGCCTGCGGAACCGGCCTGGCGGCCGCCATCCAGGTCGCTGACGCCATTGCGTTGGGACGTATCGACGCCGGCATTGCCGGTGGCACCGACACGACCTCCGACGCGCCGCTGGCTGTCAACGACGAGCTGCGCAAGACCCTGATCAAGGTGAACAACGCCAAGACCACCGGTGAGATGGTCAAGCTGCTGGGCACCGTCCGTCCCTCGCAGATCGCTCCGGAGCAGCCACAGAACGGTGAGCCGCGCACCGGCCTGTCCATGGGTGACCACGCCGCCATTACGGCCCGCGAACTTCAGGTCTCTCGTGAAGATCAGGACAAGCTGGCCGTCGAGTCACATCAGAAGCTCGCTGCCGCCTACGACGAGGGCTTCTTTGACGATCTCGTGACCCCGTTCCTCGGCGTCCAGCGGGACACCAACCTGCGTCCGGACTCCTCGCTGGAGAAGCTGGCGAAGCTCAAGCCGGTCTTCGGTAAGAAGGATGCCGCTGCCCACGGCACCCAGGCGACCATGACGGCCGCCAATTCCACCCCGCTGACGGACGGTGCCTCTGCAGTGCTGCTCGCGTCCGAGGAGTGGGCGGAAGCCCACAACCTGCCGGTCCAGGCGTACCTGGTGGACTCGGAGACCGCCTCGGTCGACTTCCTGCACGGTCGCGACGGGTTGACCCCGGACGGATTGCTGATGTCCCCGACCTACGCCGTGCCGCGTCTGCTGGAGCGCAACGGCCTGACCCTCCAGGACTTCGACTTCTACGAGATCCACGAGGCCTTCGCATCCCAGACTCTGGCCACCCTGCAGGCGTGGGAGTCCGAGGATTACTGCCGCGACCGTCTCGGCCTGGATGCCCCGCTGGGCTCCATCGACCGTTCGAAGCTGAACGTCAAGGGCTCGTCGTTGGCCGCAGGCCACCCCTTCGCCGCGACCGGCGGCCGCATCATCGCCACTGCTGCGAAGACCCTCGAGCAGAACGGCGGTGGACGGACCCTCGTCTCCATCTGCGCTGCCGGCGGACAGGGCGTCACCGCGATTATCGAGCGCTAG